The following coding sequences lie in one Nycticebus coucang isolate mNycCou1 chromosome 20, mNycCou1.pri, whole genome shotgun sequence genomic window:
- the GUK1 gene encoding guanylate kinase isoform X2, protein MTQNGCSSSLHCASCMSRPRPVVLSGPSGAGKSTLLKKLFQEYGSIFGFSVSHTTRDPRPGEENGKHYYFVTREVMQRDIAAGDFIEHAEFSGNLYGTSKVAVQAVQAMNRICVLDVDLQGVRNIKKTDLRPLYISVQPPSLDVLEQRLRQRNTETEESLAKRMAAARADMESSKEPGLFDLIIINDDLDTAYTELKEALSEEIKKAQGTNCT, encoded by the exons ATGACTCAGAACGGCTGTAGCAGCAGCCTCCACTGTGCTTCGT GCATGTCCCGGCCCAGGCCTGTGGTGTTGAGTGGGCCCTCAGGGGCTGGGAAAAGCACCCTGCTTAAGAAGCTATTCCAGGAGTATGGCAGCATCTTCGGATTCAGCGTGTCCC ATACAACAAGGGACCCCCGGCCTGGCGAGGAGAATGGCAAAC aTTACTACTTTGTGACCAGAGAGGTGATGCAGCGTGACATTGCTGCTGGTGACTTCATTGAACATGCTGAGTTCTCTGGGAACCTGTATGGCACGAG CAAGGTAGCTGTGCAGGCAGTACAGGCCATGAACCGCATCTGCGTGCTGGATGTGGACCTGCAGGGTGTGCGCAACATCAAGAAGACTGACCTTCGGCCCCTCTACATCTCGGTGCAGCCACCCTCACTGGATGTGCTG GAGCAGCGGCTGCGGCAGCGCAACACAGAGACAGAGGAGAGCCTGGCAAAGCGGATGGCCGCTGCCCGGGCCGACATGGAGAGCA GCAAGGAGCCGGGCCTGTTTGACTTGATCATTATCAACGATGACCTGGACACAGCCTACACAGAGCTGAAGGAGGCTCTGTCCGAG GAAATTAAGAAAGCCCAGGGGACCAATTGCACCTGA
- the GUK1 gene encoding guanylate kinase isoform X1, which produces MLRRPLAGVAIAALGRGPVDGMSRPRPVVLSGPSGAGKSTLLKKLFQEYGSIFGFSVSHTTRDPRPGEENGKHYYFVTREVMQRDIAAGDFIEHAEFSGNLYGTSKVAVQAVQAMNRICVLDVDLQGVRNIKKTDLRPLYISVQPPSLDVLEQRLRQRNTETEESLAKRMAAARADMESSKEPGLFDLIIINDDLDTAYTELKEALSEEIKKAQGTNCT; this is translated from the exons ATGCTGCGGCGCCCTCTGGCCGGGGTGGCTATTGCCGCCTTAGGCCGGGGTCCTGTGGACG GCATGTCCCGGCCCAGGCCTGTGGTGTTGAGTGGGCCCTCAGGGGCTGGGAAAAGCACCCTGCTTAAGAAGCTATTCCAGGAGTATGGCAGCATCTTCGGATTCAGCGTGTCCC ATACAACAAGGGACCCCCGGCCTGGCGAGGAGAATGGCAAAC aTTACTACTTTGTGACCAGAGAGGTGATGCAGCGTGACATTGCTGCTGGTGACTTCATTGAACATGCTGAGTTCTCTGGGAACCTGTATGGCACGAG CAAGGTAGCTGTGCAGGCAGTACAGGCCATGAACCGCATCTGCGTGCTGGATGTGGACCTGCAGGGTGTGCGCAACATCAAGAAGACTGACCTTCGGCCCCTCTACATCTCGGTGCAGCCACCCTCACTGGATGTGCTG GAGCAGCGGCTGCGGCAGCGCAACACAGAGACAGAGGAGAGCCTGGCAAAGCGGATGGCCGCTGCCCGGGCCGACATGGAGAGCA GCAAGGAGCCGGGCCTGTTTGACTTGATCATTATCAACGATGACCTGGACACAGCCTACACAGAGCTGAAGGAGGCTCTGTCCGAG GAAATTAAGAAAGCCCAGGGGACCAATTGCACCTGA